The Candidatus Brocadiaceae bacterium genome includes the window GGCTCCTGCATAAATGCTTAAGTAAGCATTGCAACGGTCATGAGATTCACCGAACATCGTACGAAATTCCAACTTTTCAAGGTCTTTTCTGAAAGACTCCAGATCCCGCAAAACTTCTGCATGTGTTTGTTCGTCTTGTTCTTCTTCGGCGAGGTCAGCCAGGCACTCTATCTCCTCCAGCGTTTTTTGTAACTCATGTAGGGGCGACACGATTTCCTTGAGGGTTTTTAACTTTTTGATAGACTGTTGGGCCATGTCCTTATCCGCCCAAAAACCAGGAGATACTATATGGTTCTCCAGGACAGAAAGCTCTTTTTCCTTGTTTGTCAGGTCAAAGAGAGTCCTTTATCTGTAATAGACGTTTTTGGAATGAAACCAATTCTTTTTCTTTGCTTTCAATCATAACTGTTGCCTTATAATTATTACGATAATGTAAAAAACGAAAGGGATATAATATACGATATGGTTATTAATGTCAATATGGAATTGTGGAATTTGGAATTGACTAACGTGTAAAATGTTCTTATCATACAATCATTTCATTGATAGCGAGAAAGATATTGGGATGCGTGTTCCGGCGAGTTTTGTGACAATTATTATGTTGAGAGTAGTATTCCGACAGTGCGTGTAATTGCAGGATGTGCAAAAGGTAAATATCTTAATTCTCCGAAAGGGAACAGTACCAGGCCCATAAAAAACAGGATAAAGGAGTCCCTGTTCAATATATTGTCTGGAGAAATCCCCGGAAGCAGTATTTTAGACTTGTATGCCGGTTCTGGTGCGGTTGGAATAGAGGCTTTGAGTCGTGGCGCAAAGTCCTGTATTTTTGTAGAGAAAGAGAGGTCGGCAATACAGGTTATTAAAAGAAACCTGGAGTCTACCGGGCTCCAGGAAAAGGCGAACATCATACAAGGCGATGTTTTGGGAATTTTTCCATTTCTTGAAAAAAAAGGTATCACGGTGAATCTCCTGCTTGCATGTCCGCCGTATCCCCTCATTGAAAAAAGTTCTTACCGAGACAAATTACTGATATTTTTTTCTCTTTTAAGCAGGGAACGTATAGTGCAACCAGACGGCACGATGATGTTACAGCAAAAAACGGTTCTCTTCGATATACCACCAGAGGCAACTTCTTTAGAATTGTTTGATACAAGGGTTTATGGTGATACACAACTGTCCTTCTTCAGAACGCAGATACGCAGGGGAAATGTATCATGAAAATCCGGGAAGTTCAAGGCAGGCTGAAAGTTGCTGCCCCTGCGAAGATCAACCTGTTTCTTGAAATAGTGGGCAAAAGGTCAGACGGTTATCATGAACTTGTGACAGTCATGCAAAAGGTTAGCCTGTTTGACTACGTTTTCCTGGAAGATAACGCCGAAGAAGTACTCTTTACCTGTTCAAATTCAAAATTAAGTGTGGGCGAGGACAATCTTGTATTAAGGGCCATCCGTTTACTTCAAAAAGAATCTAAAGTCGATAAGGGTGTGAAGATATATTTAGAGAAAAACATACCAATGGGCGCCGGATTGGGAGGGGGAAGCAGTGATGCGGTAGCTACTTTGTTTGGCCTTAACAGATTGTGGCGGATTGGTTATAATGAAGAGCAATTGTTGTCTTTGGCTGGCGAGCTGGGTTCTGACACAGCATTTTTTGCGTCAGGAAATACGGCATTCTGTAAAGGAAGAGGCGAGATTGTGAGTCCCTGTGTTACAAAGGTAAAATGTTACTACGTCATTGTCTACCCTGGATTTGAAGTCAGCACATCAGTTGTGTATAAATATTTTAAAATTGACTTGACAAAAAAATTAAAAGATGTTAGCCTTTTTGCGCGATTATTAGTGTCGGGAAGTGTTGAGGAGTTAGGCGCCTGTTTATTTAATCGGTTGGAGGAGGTTGTTTTTAGGCTTTACCCGGAGCTTGAGAAAACAAAAAAAGCGTTGGCACAGTTTAGTTTTTGCGGTACACTCTTGTCCGGCAGTGGTTCTGCGCTGTACGGCATTTGCAGAAAGGAATCTGATGCAAAAGAAATTGGGCGAAGGTTAAAGGCGCTGAATATAGGTGATGTGTTTGTAGTAACCAATGATTTCTAGAAACTGCAAAGTGAACAGGAAAGGGGAATACGGTGAATATAACTGAAGTCAGGGTGAAGTTAACGGAAGCGAAGAAAAACAGATTGCAGGCATTTTGTAGTATCACGATAGATAATGATTTTGTCGTAAGAGATCTCAAGGTTATTGAAGGCCACAAAGGGGCTTTTGTGGCTATGCCCAGCAGGAAGCTCACCGATAGGTGTCCAAAATGCGGGGGAAAGAACCATTTAATGGCACAGCATTGTAATGATTGTGGGACCAAATTGGACGAAACAAGAACTTCTAAAAGCGTTGGTAGGCTTAAATTGCATGCGGATACTGCTCACCCGATAAATTCCAAATGCAGGGAAGAAATACAAAAAAAGGTTCTCGCCGCTTATAAGGAAGAGGTTGAAAAATCTAAGCAACCTGGTTATAAGCCTCCAAAATATGAAGACATGGAAGATTTGGATTATGAAGAAGGTTTAAACGAGGATTTTGAAGTAGATACAACCGTGTAATAAAAATAACGGCAAAATTGGTTCCCGTCTGTTTTCATACCGGATCTCAGGTCTTGGCTGGTTTTTTAACTTCCGTTTTATACACCTCTGCAGAACACACTCTTTAAAATTATTCGGATTACACGTTTTTCATGTATCTTATATATAGATAAAATAATAATTACTTTGAGATTTTAGTACAATGGTTAAAACAGGTTCACAAATTTTAGTTGATGCCCTACTGAGAGAAGGCGTTGAGTATATTTTCGGAATACCCGGTGGCGCTGTAATTCCTTTGTTTGATGTGTTATACGAATCTCCGATAAAGTTTACCTTGACCAGGCATGAACAGGGTGCAGGTCATGCCGCAGATGGATACTCAAGGGCAACAGGCAAGGTAGGTGTTTGTCTGGCGACTTCAGGTCCTGGCGCAACTAATCTGGTTACTGCGATAGCAACGGCTAATTCGGATTCTATTCCGATAGTGGCGATAACAGGGCAGGTGAAAACCTTTCTTATCGGAAATGATGCGTTTCAGGAAGTGGATATTGTCGGGATAA containing:
- the ispE gene encoding 4-(cytidine 5'-diphospho)-2-C-methyl-D-erythritol kinase, which produces MKIREVQGRLKVAAPAKINLFLEIVGKRSDGYHELVTVMQKVSLFDYVFLEDNAEEVLFTCSNSKLSVGEDNLVLRAIRLLQKESKVDKGVKIYLEKNIPMGAGLGGGSSDAVATLFGLNRLWRIGYNEEQLLSLAGELGSDTAFFASGNTAFCKGRGEIVSPCVTKVKCYYVIVYPGFEVSTSVVYKYFKIDLTKKLKDVSLFARLLVSGSVEELGACLFNRLEEVVFRLYPELEKTKKALAQFSFCGTLLSGSGSALYGICRKESDAKEIGRRLKALNIGDVFVVTNDF
- a CDS encoding SpoVG family protein, translating into MNITEVRVKLTEAKKNRLQAFCSITIDNDFVVRDLKVIEGHKGAFVAMPSRKLTDRCPKCGGKNHLMAQHCNDCGTKLDETRTSKSVGRLKLHADTAHPINSKCREEIQKKVLAAYKEEVEKSKQPGYKPPKYEDMEDLDYEEGLNEDFEVDTTV
- the rsmD gene encoding 16S rRNA (guanine(966)-N(2))-methyltransferase RsmD encodes the protein MRVIAGCAKGKYLNSPKGNSTRPIKNRIKESLFNILSGEIPGSSILDLYAGSGAVGIEALSRGAKSCIFVEKERSAIQVIKRNLESTGLQEKANIIQGDVLGIFPFLEKKGITVNLLLACPPYPLIEKSSYRDKLLIFFSLLSRERIVQPDGTMMLQQKTVLFDIPPEATSLELFDTRVYGDTQLSFFRTQIRRGNVS